One region of Eupeodes corollae chromosome 1, idEupCoro1.1, whole genome shotgun sequence genomic DNA includes:
- the LOC129942636 gene encoding zinc finger protein 586, whose amino-acid sequence MSSVNLHPPQTYSRLFRPWDSKSSDEDSSSDCSSSVVKQENISCESPVSSSNNQSIYEDVPQSEQHGAFPASSPISSYTYENAQFAPGLPSVSDLYQYPSGLPLPSAPYVGMDPFSMSLMEQEYARVMAEDAHLKALNSRKQRPKKFKCPHCDVAFSNNGQLKGHIRIHTGERPFKCDVETCGKTFTRNEELTRHKRIHTGLRPYACTSCGKKFGRRDHLKKHMKTHLPQERQLGPAIFVPMYPYLYGY is encoded by the exons atgTCTTCGGTTAATTTGCATCCACCACAAACCTATTCAAGGCTTTTCCGTCCTTGGGATTCGAAATCGAGCGATGAGGATAGCAGTAGTGATTGTAGTTCAAGTGTAGTGAAACAAGAAAATATAAGTTGCGAAAGCCCGGTTTCCAGCAGCAATAATCAATCAATTTATGAGGATGTGCCACAAAGTGAACAACATGGTGCCTTTCCAGCCAGCAGCCCAATAAGTTCTTATACATATGAAAATGCTCAATTCGCTCCAGGATTGCCGAGCGTTAGTGATTTGTATCAATACCCGAGTGGATTACCTTTGCCGTCGGCACCATACGTCGGCATGGACCCCTTTTCAATGAGTCTAATGGAGCAAGAATACGCCCGTGTTATGGCCGAAGACGCTCATCTAAAAGCTTTGAATTCCCGAAAACAACGACCAAAGAAATTCAAATGTCCCCATTGTGATGTCGCCTTCTCCAACAACGGCCAGCTTAAGGGACACATTCGCATTCATACCG gCGAAAGACCTTTTAAATGTGATGTGGAAACTTGCGGTAAAACATTTACAAGAAACGAAGAGTTAACACGCCACAAGAGAATCCACACTGGTCTCAGGCCGTATGCTTGTACTTCTTGTGGTAAAAAGTTCGGACGGAGAGATCATCTTAAGAAACACATGAAAACCCATTTGCCACAAGAGCGACAACTTGGACCTGCAATATTTGTGCCTATGTATCCATATTTGTATGGATACTAA